In Clostridium sp. SY8519, one genomic interval encodes:
- a CDS encoding CDP-glycerol glycerophosphotransferase family protein: MADAKETAREEKEAERSKARHLRKCRRIARFKPVQKNKIVFSQFGGKGYGCNPRAICDEFLKRGDAYDLVWILGKSQNRKDSRIPDRVRVVKDREAVYELLTAKVWINNIHFNKMYENGLVKRDKTIYLNTFHGGITLKSEGTDKNTYKEKAYEELSEKEKNYRTDADYVDYITCGGEVEKHVLEEFFYGKGEILELGDARTDILINGSPEAEQAIRATYQIPAGTKIAFFAPTFRNGMVLKWYNMDYVRVVEALEEMTGDPWVLLIRLHPRLISKAKKLIPKHEKIINASKYPDMQDIAVAADLMISDYSSAITDFMLTRKPAFMYVPDLEEYQEKRGMYYTMEQLPFPYAKTTDDLIAVMRQFDAEQYQKDIDKFLELIGYHADGQAAKRIVDFLISKME; encoded by the coding sequence ATGGCAGATGCAAAGGAAACGGCAAGGGAAGAGAAAGAAGCCGAGAGATCCAAAGCACGGCACCTGAGAAAATGCAGACGCATTGCCCGGTTTAAACCGGTACAGAAGAACAAAATCGTTTTTTCACAGTTTGGCGGCAAAGGATACGGCTGCAACCCGCGGGCGATCTGCGATGAGTTCCTGAAACGGGGCGATGCCTATGATCTGGTGTGGATCCTTGGAAAATCCCAGAATCGGAAAGACAGCAGAATCCCGGACCGGGTCCGGGTGGTCAAGGACAGGGAAGCGGTGTATGAGCTGCTGACCGCAAAAGTATGGATCAATAATATCCATTTTAATAAGATGTATGAGAACGGCCTCGTGAAACGGGACAAAACCATCTATCTGAATACCTTCCATGGAGGAATCACTTTAAAGAGTGAGGGAACCGACAAAAACACCTACAAGGAAAAAGCTTACGAAGAACTCAGCGAAAAAGAGAAGAATTACCGGACAGACGCGGACTATGTGGATTACATTACCTGTGGCGGTGAAGTGGAAAAGCATGTGCTGGAAGAGTTCTTTTACGGAAAAGGAGAGATCCTGGAGCTGGGGGACGCCCGGACGGATATTCTGATTAATGGTTCACCGGAGGCCGAACAGGCGATCCGCGCGACCTATCAGATTCCCGCGGGGACAAAGATCGCCTTTTTTGCCCCCACTTTCCGCAACGGAATGGTCCTGAAATGGTACAACATGGATTACGTCCGTGTAGTGGAAGCGCTGGAAGAGATGACCGGCGACCCCTGGGTGCTGCTGATTCGTCTGCATCCCCGCCTGATCTCCAAAGCGAAGAAACTGATACCCAAGCATGAAAAAATCATCAATGCCTCAAAATATCCGGATATGCAGGATATCGCCGTAGCGGCGGATCTGATGATTTCCGACTATTCTTCTGCGATTACGGACTTTATGCTGACCCGTAAACCGGCCTTTATGTATGTGCCGGATCTGGAAGAATATCAGGAAAAACGGGGCATGTATTATACGATGGAGCAGCTGCCGTTTCCGTATGCAAAAACCACCGATGATCTGATTGCGGTGATGCGGCAGTTTGACGCGGAGCAGTATCAGAAGGACATTGATAAGTTCCTGGAACTGATCGGCTATCATGCAGATGGTCAGGCGGCAAAGCGAATCGTTGATTTTTTGATCAGTAAAATGGAATAG
- the tagD gene encoding glycerol-3-phosphate cytidylyltransferase has product MKRVITYGTFDLLHYGHVNLLRRAKELGDYLIVAVSTDEFNWNSKQKKCYFSYEQRKDLVEAIRYVDLVIPEESWEQKISDVKEYKIDTFVIGDDWKGKFDFLKDYCEVVYLPRTPEISTTQIKTDLNKQ; this is encoded by the coding sequence ATGAAACGTGTGATAACCTACGGCACTTTTGACCTGCTGCACTATGGTCATGTGAATCTGCTCCGGCGGGCGAAAGAACTTGGAGATTATCTGATTGTTGCAGTGTCTACCGATGAATTCAACTGGAACAGCAAACAGAAAAAATGTTATTTCAGCTACGAACAGAGGAAAGATCTGGTAGAGGCCATTCGCTATGTGGATCTGGTGATTCCGGAGGAAAGCTGGGAACAGAAGATTTCAGATGTGAAAGAATACAAAATCGACACCTTCGTCATCGGGGATGACTGGAAGGGCAAGTTTGATTTCCTGAAGGATTACTGTGAAGTCGTATACCTCCCGCGTACGCCGGAGATTTCCACCACGCAGATCAAGACAGATCTGAATAAACAATAA
- a CDS encoding ABC transporter ATP-binding protein yields MAETAITVRDLVIRYRKLKNYSIKQQLLKRHKKSKDNGVFEAIHGISFEVEKGEILGIIGKNGSGKSTLLRALAGVFSADEGTIDLHGHDVSLLAIGIGFQKELSGRENIYLSGLLLGFSEKEIEEKTNEIIEFSELGDFIDAPVKSYSSGMHSKLAFSISVVLETDIMLIDEVLSVGDEHFKKKSHARIKELIEDKDRTVVIVSHSLNAIQNLCTKVLWLHNGNIRKIGTPEEIIPEYREFMK; encoded by the coding sequence ATGGCGGAAACAGCAATTACAGTCAGAGATCTCGTGATTCGGTATCGCAAGCTGAAAAATTATTCCATCAAGCAGCAGCTTCTGAAACGTCATAAAAAGTCCAAAGACAATGGCGTGTTCGAAGCGATCCACGGGATTTCCTTTGAGGTGGAAAAAGGTGAGATCCTGGGGATCATCGGGAAAAACGGCAGCGGCAAATCCACACTTCTGCGGGCACTGGCGGGAGTTTTCTCCGCGGACGAAGGAACCATCGACCTCCACGGGCATGACGTGTCTCTTCTGGCCATCGGAATTGGCTTTCAGAAAGAACTGTCCGGACGGGAGAATATCTACCTCTCCGGCCTGCTCCTGGGCTTCAGCGAAAAAGAGATCGAGGAAAAGACGAATGAAATCATTGAATTTTCTGAGCTGGGGGATTTTATCGACGCCCCGGTCAAGTCTTATTCCAGCGGTATGCATTCGAAGCTTGCGTTCTCCATCAGCGTAGTGCTGGAAACAGATATTATGCTGATTGATGAAGTGCTGAGCGTAGGGGATGAGCATTTCAAAAAGAAGAGTCATGCAAGGATCAAGGAACTGATCGAGGACAAAGATCGCACCGTTGTGATTGTATCCCACTCACTGAATGCGATACAGAATCTGTGCACAAAAGTTCTGTGGCTGCACAACGGGAATATCCGTAAAATCGGCACACCGGAGGAAATCATACCGGAGTACCGGGAATTTATGAAATAA
- a CDS encoding ABC transporter permease — protein MLKRFFQDTRKYHHYSKYAAKAALEAEVAGSYLNRLWWIFNPFCMMIIYTIIFGYVFHAKEQYFPLFIFIGLTFWDFFNRTLNSSVKIVKKNKGIINKVYLPKFILVIKEMRINFRKMLFSGIIIVGLMVFYRVPLSWNIFWIVPVFLIEVLFTFGICCIVLHFGVFVEDLSNIVRIVMRFCYYGVGVFFNIQKRIKNPIFRELDLHCNPMALILHSARQSLIYQTTPSIHWMTLWAVLSIILCLIGMRLIYAYENSYAKVI, from the coding sequence ATGTTAAAAAGATTTTTTCAGGACACCAGGAAATATCATCATTATTCCAAATACGCCGCGAAGGCAGCGCTGGAAGCAGAAGTTGCCGGATCCTATCTGAACAGGCTGTGGTGGATTTTCAATCCGTTCTGTATGATGATAATTTACACGATTATCTTCGGGTATGTGTTCCATGCGAAGGAACAGTACTTTCCGCTGTTTATTTTTATCGGTCTTACGTTCTGGGATTTTTTCAACCGCACACTGAATTCCAGCGTTAAGATAGTCAAGAAAAACAAAGGCATTATCAACAAAGTCTATCTGCCGAAGTTTATACTCGTCATTAAAGAAATGCGCATCAATTTCCGCAAGATGCTGTTTTCCGGAATAATTATCGTAGGACTGATGGTATTTTACCGGGTCCCCCTGTCCTGGAATATCTTCTGGATTGTCCCGGTGTTTCTGATTGAAGTGCTGTTTACCTTCGGGATCTGCTGCATTGTGCTGCACTTCGGGGTATTTGTCGAGGATCTGTCCAATATTGTCCGCATTGTCATGCGGTTCTGCTACTATGGGGTAGGTGTCTTCTTTAACATTCAGAAGCGGATTAAGAACCCGATCTTCCGGGAACTGGACCTGCACTGCAACCCGATGGCACTGATTCTCCACAGCGCCCGCCAGTCCTTGATCTATCAGACTACGCCGAGTATTCACTGGATGACGCTCTGGGCAGTGCTGAGCATCATTCTGTGCCTGATTGGCATGCGGCTGATTTATGCTTATGAAAACAGTTACGCAAAGGTAATATAA